The stretch of DNA CAAGATATGTTACTACAGCTTGGATTCTGCACCACCGATTGGGCTCCGCAATGCATTGTAGTGTCCATAACCATGGTAAAGGACACGGATGGGGTTATCTTTGCCATACTCCTGACCATATTCAGCTATAATTTTGAGGCTACCAGAATTCTTGCCCTTCATGTAAACAGTGATTGGCATCCTAGAAATGGAGAAATGTCCATCAAAATGTATGCTGAAACCAGTGAACATAGGGCAATCTCTTGCAGATCATTTTCTGCAAAACTCTATGAGAAATCCATGCCATACTCTAGTCATTGGAATTCAAGTAGCAATGAAGGATGAGCGAATGACAGTGGGGCAAGCTttagagagaaagaaaatgacttACTGTAGGACATGGGAGGCCATCAGCAACTCAGGCTCTCCTCCCCAAATGTGAGGCTGCCGCATATATACAACATACCTGTCAAAATCTCCTTCGAGATACCTGCCAGTGAATTGAATACTTGCTGactttcataaataaatatggaaGTTTATTTCAATTGCATTGCCAAAGTAGGAACTCATCAGGATTGGTGAATTCTGTAATATAGCAGTCATAATTGCAAGATACCAACAGTGCAGTCCCTTCAAACACGTCAAACAGTCCAACCTCCCTACAGTAGTGTGGAAATTATAAATTCAGCATCAGTAATCTCTCGAGAGAATTTTCGAGAAAATTACCATTCAGTGTCTGCTCGCCTCTTAACGAATTCATCTGCTACCTATACAAACCATTtaatgttctctgtaagaaaggTTGGCCAGAATGAACTGAAATAATTGACCAAAACAAAAGGATAAGTCACATAAAAGTTTGATTTGGGTGTATGAGCACCTAAAAGAAAGTGATTAGGCAGGAAAGATAACGCAAGTAACACAAATCAGAGTattaaaaacagagaaaaaagaaaagtgaactAATTTCAGCTTTTTCTCCCTTCAAAACCAAGCAAGCTGGTAAGCAAGTAATGTCAGAAAATTATGCTTGGTGGTAGTCAAACAGCTTTCCGATAGTTTTTCATGTAAACTAGATAGTTCCTCAG from Juglans microcarpa x Juglans regia isolate MS1-56 chromosome 3S, Jm3101_v1.0, whole genome shotgun sequence encodes:
- the LOC121257334 gene encoding OVARIAN TUMOR DOMAIN-containing deubiquitinating enzyme 4-like isoform X2, with protein sequence MMPKPETSLGNDPAQFRKICIPRDGRCLFRSVVHGACLRSGKPSPSESHQKEFADELRAKVADEFVKRRADTEWYLEGDFDRYVVYMRQPHIWGGEPELLMASHVLQMPITVYMKGKNSGSLKIIAEYGQEYGKDNPIRVLYHGYGHYNALRSPIGGAESKL
- the LOC121257334 gene encoding OVARIAN TUMOR DOMAIN-containing deubiquitinating enzyme 4-like isoform X1 — encoded protein: MEFDSRMVAFGPQLRKVWTSSVTSGVIKVSLLHETSLGNDPAQFRKICIPRDGRCLFRSVVHGACLRSGKPSPSESHQKEFADELRAKVADEFVKRRADTEWYLEGDFDRYVVYMRQPHIWGGEPELLMASHVLQMPITVYMKGKNSGSLKIIAEYGQEYGKDNPIRVLYHGYGHYNALRSPIGGAESKL